A stretch of Candidatus Sphingomonas phytovorans DNA encodes these proteins:
- a CDS encoding NUDIX domain-containing protein, which translates to MIHILYRTALRILVGGFQYGRGRLWAFTRPDVEGAHAIALTPEGRIVLVELSYARGWHLPGGGRKAGESAEENVVRELREEIGATSHNAPVLAFEVDEQVHHRRDRASVFIVRNVLYRPNRWSIEIERVIEADPADLPAGISRRARRWIDSANL; encoded by the coding sequence TTGATCCACATCCTTTACCGCACGGCGCTGCGAATCCTGGTCGGCGGGTTCCAATATGGTCGCGGCCGACTCTGGGCCTTCACCAGGCCAGACGTCGAGGGCGCCCATGCCATCGCCCTCACCCCCGAGGGCAGGATCGTCCTGGTGGAACTGAGCTATGCGCGCGGCTGGCACCTGCCGGGAGGCGGTCGGAAGGCCGGCGAGAGTGCCGAGGAGAATGTCGTCCGCGAGCTCCGCGAAGAGATTGGGGCAACCTCGCACAACGCCCCGGTCCTGGCTTTCGAGGTCGACGAACAGGTTCACCACCGCCGGGACCGCGCCTCGGTCTTCATCGTCCGCAACGTCCTGTACCGACCCAACCGCTGGTCGATCGAGATAGAGCGCGTGATCGAGGCGGATCCGGCCGACCTGCCAGCCGGCATCTCCCGGCGCGCACGGCGCTGGATCGATTCGGCCAATCTGTAG
- a CDS encoding 2'-5' RNA ligase family protein, which yields MSESALTPIIVTALFSKADTAWFDGLRRAHFPPEHNRLDAHLTMFHHLAPSLEAELKHRLAGETRGVSPPQAWMAGLISLGGGVAVRIESPGLADIRERLAEAFAPMLMPQDRAGWRPHVTIQNKVPPERARALLRTLEADFRPRPVVIAGLASWWYRGGSWAPLSRHMFA from the coding sequence TTGAGCGAGTCGGCCCTGACCCCAATCATCGTAACGGCCCTGTTCAGCAAGGCCGATACTGCCTGGTTCGACGGCTTGCGACGGGCGCATTTCCCGCCGGAGCATAACCGGTTGGACGCGCACCTGACGATGTTCCACCATCTCGCGCCGTCGCTCGAGGCGGAGCTGAAGCATCGGCTGGCGGGGGAAACCCGCGGTGTCAGCCCGCCCCAGGCATGGATGGCTGGCCTGATCTCGCTCGGCGGCGGCGTTGCCGTTCGGATCGAGAGCCCCGGACTGGCCGATATCCGTGAGCGGCTGGCCGAAGCCTTTGCCCCGATGCTGATGCCGCAGGACCGGGCGGGATGGCGGCCGCATGTGACGATCCAGAACAAGGTCCCGCCCGAACGGGCCAGGGCATTGCTGCGAACGCTGGAGGCAGATTTCAGGCCGCGCCCGGTCGTGATCGCAGGGTTGGCGAGCTGGTGGTATCGCGGGGGATCGTGGGCGCCGCTGTCGCGTCACATGTTCGCTTGA
- a CDS encoding potassium transporter Kup, which translates to MHHHKDGLAKLALGAIGVVFGDIGTSPLYAFRETFAGHHKLALDPAHIMGVVSLMFWSMMVVVTFKYVSIIMRADNKGEGGSLALLALISGQTKTRRWSNGIILLGVFATALFYGDSMITPAVSVLSAVEGLAVAAPAFGSLVLPIAVLIIIGLFMIQRNGTSRVGLFFGPIMLAYFAVIATLGLISIVHTPDILWAFSPHYAVKFFMLDPVRAFLALGSVVLAVTGAEALYADMGHFGRNPIRVSWLFFVLPALMLNYMGQGALLSREGAAALRSPFYMLAPESLQLPLVVLATAAAVIASQAVISGAFSVTQQAIQLGFIPRLRIEHTNAATAGQIYIPLVNWALLVMVLLLVMFFRTSSNLTSAYGIAVTGAMLIDTCLLSVVLFRLWHWPKYYAIPLLAVFFMVDGAYFAANLTKVPSGGWFPLLVGFIIFTFLTTWSKGRQLMIDRMREAAMPIKVFISSAASSATRVPGTAVFMTSSPEGVPHALLHNLKHNKVLHERVVLLTVKIMDAPYLPESERFKLENLGDGFHRMILRYGFIEEPDVPAALSRVHQCGADFRMMDTSFFLARQTLLPSARPGMMIWREKLFAWMLRNAESAMEFFRLPTNRVVELGSQLEI; encoded by the coding sequence ATCCATCACCACAAGGACGGTCTCGCCAAGCTCGCGCTCGGCGCGATCGGCGTCGTGTTCGGCGATATCGGGACGAGTCCGCTCTACGCCTTTCGCGAGACCTTTGCCGGCCATCACAAGCTCGCGCTCGACCCGGCGCACATCATGGGCGTCGTCAGCCTGATGTTCTGGTCGATGATGGTCGTGGTGACATTCAAATATGTCTCGATCATCATGCGTGCCGACAACAAGGGCGAAGGCGGCAGCCTGGCGCTGCTGGCGCTGATTTCGGGCCAGACCAAGACTCGCCGCTGGTCGAACGGGATCATCCTGCTGGGCGTGTTCGCGACAGCCCTGTTCTACGGCGACAGCATGATCACGCCGGCGGTGTCGGTGCTGTCTGCGGTCGAGGGTCTCGCCGTCGCGGCGCCTGCCTTTGGCAGCCTGGTGCTGCCCATCGCGGTGCTGATCATCATCGGCCTGTTCATGATCCAGCGCAACGGCACGTCGCGCGTCGGGTTGTTCTTCGGCCCGATCATGCTTGCCTATTTCGCCGTGATCGCGACGCTCGGCCTGATCAGCATCGTCCACACCCCTGATATTCTCTGGGCGTTCTCGCCGCATTATGCGGTCAAGTTCTTCATGCTCGATCCGGTTCGCGCCTTCCTCGCGCTTGGCTCGGTCGTTCTGGCGGTGACGGGCGCCGAGGCGCTCTACGCTGATATGGGGCATTTCGGGCGCAACCCGATCCGCGTGTCCTGGCTGTTCTTCGTGCTGCCGGCGCTGATGCTGAACTATATGGGGCAGGGTGCCCTGCTGTCCCGCGAAGGCGCCGCCGCATTGCGCAGTCCCTTCTATATGCTCGCGCCAGAGAGCCTGCAGCTTCCGCTGGTCGTGCTTGCCACGGCGGCGGCGGTGATCGCCAGCCAGGCGGTGATCTCCGGCGCTTTCTCGGTGACTCAGCAGGCGATCCAGCTCGGTTTCATCCCGCGCCTCAGGATCGAGCATACCAACGCCGCGACCGCGGGGCAGATCTACATCCCGCTGGTCAACTGGGCGCTGCTGGTGATGGTGCTGCTGCTGGTGATGTTCTTCCGCACCTCGTCCAACCTCACGTCGGCCTATGGCATCGCGGTGACGGGCGCGATGCTGATCGATACCTGCCTGCTCTCGGTCGTGCTGTTCCGGCTGTGGCATTGGCCGAAATATTACGCGATCCCGCTCCTGGCCGTCTTCTTCATGGTCGACGGGGCCTATTTCGCGGCGAACCTGACCAAGGTGCCTTCGGGCGGCTGGTTCCCGCTGCTGGTCGGGTTCATCATCTTCACCTTCCTGACGACCTGGTCGAAGGGACGGCAGCTGATGATCGACCGGATGCGCGAGGCGGCAATGCCGATCAAGGTGTTCATCTCGTCCGCGGCGAGCTCGGCGACCCGGGTTCCCGGTACCGCTGTGTTCATGACCTCGTCGCCCGAGGGGGTGCCGCATGCGCTGCTTCACAACCTCAAGCACAACAAGGTGCTGCACGAGCGAGTCGTCCTGCTGACCGTGAAGATCATGGACGCGCCCTATCTGCCCGAATCGGAGCGCTTCAAGCTCGAGAATCTGGGCGACGGGTTCCACCGCATGATCCTCCGCTACGGTTTCATCGAGGAACCGGACGTGCCCGCGGCGCTGTCGCGTGTGCATCAATGCGGCGCCGACTTCCGGATGATGGACACCAGCTTCTTCCTCGCGCGGCAGACGCTGCTGCCCTCTGCGCGGCCGGGCATGATGATCTGGCGCGAGAAGCTGTTCGCCTGGATGCTCCGCAACGCCGAAAGCGCGATGGAGTTCTTCCGCCTGCCGACCAACCGCGTGGTCGAACTCGGCAGCCAGCTCGAGATTTGA
- a CDS encoding Lrp/AsnC family transcriptional regulator, whose translation MDSIDRKIIAQLGHESGITSEELGDRVGLSPSAAHRRVKTLEQQGLIRGYRARLSPAARGNPSTVFVSVTLTDQRQATMMAFELALASTTQVREAHLMSGESDYLLKVLVREDDSYERIHREVLSALPGVHRLVTQFTIRTLATEE comes from the coding sequence ATGGACAGTATAGACCGCAAGATCATCGCGCAGCTCGGGCATGAGTCGGGCATCACGAGCGAAGAGCTGGGCGACAGGGTGGGCCTGTCGCCCTCGGCAGCGCATCGCCGCGTCAAAACGCTTGAGCAACAGGGACTGATCCGCGGTTATCGCGCTCGGCTGTCGCCAGCCGCGCGAGGCAACCCTTCCACCGTATTCGTTTCGGTCACGCTCACCGATCAGCGTCAGGCGACGATGATGGCGTTCGAGCTGGCGCTTGCCTCGACCACGCAGGTCAGGGAGGCGCATCTGATGAGCGGGGAATCGGATTACCTGCTCAAGGTGCTCGTGCGGGAGGACGACAGCTATGAACGCATCCACCGCGAGGTGCTGTCCGCGCTGCCCGGCGTCCACCGGCTTGTCACCCAGTTCACCATCCGTACCCTGGCAACGGAGGAATAG
- the ald gene encoding alanine dehydrogenase, whose protein sequence is MRIGVPKEIKNHEYRVGLTPPSVAELFAAGHELFVQTGAGLGIDFEDSDYVAAGATILPDAASVFARSDMIVKVKEPQPGEVAMLEPRHLLFTYLHLAADKPQAEGLMKSGATCIAYETVTANDRSLPLLKPMSEVAGRMSIQVGAHYLEKEQGGRGVLLGGVPGVAPARVAILGGGVSGVNAAQMAVGMRADVTIYDISNARLAELDMFFGSQIKTAYASKAAIAAAVKNAHLVIGAVLVPGAAAPKLVTREMLKTMKRGSVLVDIAIDQGGCFETSHATTHEDPVFEVDGVIHYCVANMPGAVARTSAFALNNATLPFVMKLARLGAEQAMTADPHLANGLNVSGGKIRHQAVAEALDIPFEPWNA, encoded by the coding sequence ATGCGCATCGGCGTCCCCAAGGAAATCAAGAACCACGAATACCGCGTCGGCCTGACCCCACCGTCGGTCGCCGAACTGTTCGCGGCCGGGCACGAACTGTTTGTCCAGACCGGCGCCGGCCTCGGCATCGATTTCGAGGATTCGGATTATGTCGCGGCGGGCGCAACGATCCTGCCGGACGCAGCGAGCGTCTTTGCCAGGTCCGACATGATCGTGAAGGTCAAGGAGCCGCAGCCGGGCGAAGTTGCCATGCTCGAACCGCGCCATCTGCTCTTCACCTATCTCCACCTCGCCGCCGACAAGCCGCAGGCCGAGGGGCTGATGAAATCGGGCGCGACCTGCATCGCCTATGAAACGGTGACGGCGAACGACCGCTCCCTCCCGCTGCTGAAGCCGATGTCCGAGGTGGCCGGCCGCATGTCGATTCAGGTGGGCGCGCATTATCTCGAAAAGGAACAGGGCGGCCGCGGCGTGCTGCTCGGCGGCGTGCCCGGCGTGGCACCGGCGCGAGTCGCGATCCTTGGCGGCGGCGTGTCTGGCGTCAACGCCGCGCAGATGGCCGTCGGCATGCGCGCCGATGTGACGATCTACGATATCTCGAACGCACGCCTTGCCGAACTCGACATGTTCTTCGGCAGCCAGATCAAGACCGCCTACGCCTCCAAGGCGGCGATCGCCGCAGCCGTGAAGAACGCGCATCTCGTCATCGGCGCCGTGCTGGTGCCGGGCGCCGCCGCGCCGAAGCTGGTCACCCGCGAGATGCTCAAGACGATGAAGCGCGGGTCAGTGCTGGTCGATATCGCAATCGATCAGGGCGGCTGCTTCGAGACGTCGCATGCCACCACGCATGAGGACCCGGTATTCGAGGTCGACGGCGTGATTCATTATTGCGTGGCGAACATGCCCGGCGCGGTCGCCCGCACCTCGGCCTTCGCGCTCAACAATGCCACCCTGCCCTTCGTGATGAAGCTCGCCAGGCTCGGCGCCGAACAAGCGATGACGGCAGATCCACATCTCGCCAACGGCCTCAACGTCTCGGGCGGCAAGATCCGGCATCAGGCAGTAGCAGAAGCACTCGACATCCCGTTCGAACCCTGGAACGCCTGA
- a CDS encoding cytochrome c-type biogenesis protein CcmH produces the protein MKRLAFLFLLLAAPLQADSGLPPAALANTQLRDPAKEAKAQALMVTLRCLVCQGQSIADSDADMAGDMRALVRQRIQTGESPESVRRWLIDRYGDYVTYDPPFNGTTAALWLAPLAMLAAGAWLARGSFKRRRG, from the coding sequence ATGAAGCGCCTGGCGTTCCTCTTCCTGCTGCTCGCGGCACCACTCCAGGCAGATAGCGGACTTCCGCCCGCCGCGCTCGCCAATACCCAGTTGCGCGACCCGGCCAAGGAAGCGAAAGCCCAGGCGCTGATGGTGACGTTGCGCTGCCTCGTCTGCCAGGGCCAGTCGATCGCCGACAGCGATGCTGACATGGCGGGCGACATGCGCGCGCTGGTGCGCCAGCGAATCCAGACGGGAGAGAGCCCGGAATCGGTCCGGCGCTGGCTGATCGATCGCTACGGTGACTATGTGACCTATGATCCGCCGTTCAACGGCACGACCGCGGCCTTGTGGCTCGCGCCACTGGCGATGCTCGCCGCCGGCGCGTGGCTGGCACGTGGCAGCTTCAAGAGGCGGCGCGGTTGA
- a CDS encoding redoxin family protein, whose protein sequence is MRRVLLWAPFGAFALLFAVVASGLIAPADRTVKSAMVGKPLPKFALPPIIATKPGLGSEAFQQGKPRLLNIFASWCVPCIAEAPNLMRLKAMGVPIDAIAIRDTGPAIQGFLQRNGDPYERIGDDKVSAVQLSLGSSGVPETFVIDGQGRIVKQHIGDIRADDIPAILDALQAAQ, encoded by the coding sequence ATGAGGCGGGTGCTGCTCTGGGCGCCGTTCGGGGCGTTTGCCTTGCTGTTCGCGGTCGTGGCGAGCGGGCTGATCGCGCCGGCCGACCGCACGGTGAAATCGGCGATGGTGGGCAAGCCGCTACCGAAATTCGCGCTGCCGCCGATCATCGCGACCAAGCCGGGCCTCGGCAGCGAGGCCTTCCAGCAGGGCAAGCCGCGCCTGCTCAACATATTCGCAAGCTGGTGCGTGCCCTGCATTGCGGAAGCACCCAATCTGATGCGTCTCAAGGCGATGGGGGTGCCGATCGACGCGATCGCGATCCGCGATACCGGTCCGGCGATCCAGGGCTTCCTGCAACGCAATGGCGATCCCTATGAGCGGATCGGCGACGACAAGGTGAGCGCGGTTCAATTGTCGCTCGGCTCGTCCGGCGTGCCGGAAACCTTCGTGATCGACGGGCAGGGGCGCATCGTGAAGCAGCATATCGGCGATATCCGCGCTGATGATATTCCCGCGATCCTCGACGCCCTGCAGGCGGCGCAATGA
- a CDS encoding heme lyase CcmF/NrfE family subunit, which translates to MIAEAGLAALWFAAALAALQLALAAVGVRRSLLSAPLSAGADAKKLPAQRFTGVEDVAVTDQLLSAVRPVAVVQGLLAGLALLLLMVVFVRSDMSVLLVASNSHSDKPLIYKIAGAWGNHEGSMLLWVTILGLAGGAVAVLEHRLQRTTLIATLGAQAMIALGFYAFLLFSSNPFARLNPAPADGNGLNPLLQDPGLAFHPPTLYIGYVGISVAFSFAVGALVTRDVGPAFARAMRPWVLGAWIFLTLGITAGSYWAYYELGWGGWWFWDPVENASLMPWLAATALLHSVTVLATRDGLRAWTVMLAVVAFSMSMIGTFLVRSGILTSVHAFAVDPKRGAFILVLLALYIGGALLLFAARVGTVRQGSTFEPVSREGALVANNLLLSVILGIVLIGTLYPIVAAGMGVQLSVGPPFFDKTAGPIALLLVAIMGAGPLMRWRRDNANAVLGRMTVPVAATGVTLAAFAALGGGMGILPLLGLSLAAGVGAASIAPLWKRDLRRTPLFTWGMVIAHLGIAVSLAGMASDSAFTQQTLVAARIGEPHRVGPFTVTLEHIRPVIGPNWSALEGTLTVRRGEAASFTLRPQSRFFASPPTVTSESAIATKLDGQLYTVLGQEDEQGRWQLRLWWKPFVTLIWLGGALIALGGALSLLGRVRRERRVAAREEEA; encoded by the coding sequence ATGATCGCCGAAGCAGGTCTTGCCGCGCTGTGGTTCGCGGCCGCGCTGGCGGCGTTGCAGCTTGCGCTGGCGGCGGTCGGTGTCCGGCGCTCGTTGCTTTCCGCTCCTCTCTCAGCGGGAGCAGACGCCAAAAAGCTTCCGGCACAGCGCTTCACCGGTGTCGAGGACGTCGCGGTCACTGACCAGCTTCTTTCGGCGGTGCGCCCGGTTGCGGTGGTGCAGGGCTTGCTGGCCGGGCTCGCCCTCCTGTTGCTGATGGTCGTCTTCGTCCGGTCGGACATGTCGGTGCTGCTCGTCGCGTCGAACAGCCATTCGGACAAGCCGCTGATCTACAAGATCGCCGGCGCCTGGGGGAACCATGAGGGCTCGATGCTGCTCTGGGTCACGATCCTCGGGCTGGCGGGTGGTGCCGTGGCAGTTCTGGAGCATCGCCTGCAGCGCACGACGCTGATCGCGACGCTTGGCGCGCAGGCGATGATCGCGCTGGGTTTCTACGCCTTTCTGCTGTTCTCCTCGAATCCGTTTGCAAGGCTGAACCCGGCACCGGCCGACGGCAACGGGCTGAACCCGTTGCTGCAGGACCCCGGCTTGGCCTTCCATCCGCCGACACTCTACATCGGTTATGTCGGCATCTCGGTTGCCTTCTCCTTCGCGGTGGGGGCGCTGGTGACGCGCGATGTCGGGCCGGCGTTTGCCCGCGCGATGCGGCCCTGGGTACTTGGCGCGTGGATTTTCCTGACGCTTGGCATCACCGCCGGCAGCTACTGGGCCTATTACGAACTCGGCTGGGGCGGCTGGTGGTTCTGGGATCCGGTCGAGAACGCCTCGCTGATGCCCTGGCTCGCGGCGACGGCGCTCCTGCATTCAGTGACGGTACTGGCGACTCGTGACGGGCTGCGCGCCTGGACGGTGATGCTCGCCGTCGTCGCCTTCTCGATGTCGATGATCGGCACCTTCCTCGTGCGGTCGGGCATCCTCACCAGCGTCCATGCCTTTGCGGTCGATCCCAAGCGCGGCGCGTTCATCCTCGTGCTGCTCGCTCTCTATATCGGCGGCGCGCTGCTGCTGTTCGCGGCACGGGTCGGGACGGTGCGCCAGGGCAGCACCTTCGAACCCGTGAGCCGCGAGGGCGCGCTGGTCGCCAACAACCTGCTGTTGTCGGTGATCCTTGGCATCGTGCTGATCGGCACGCTCTATCCGATCGTCGCCGCCGGCATGGGCGTGCAGCTTTCGGTCGGGCCGCCCTTCTTCGACAAGACGGCGGGGCCGATCGCGCTGCTGCTGGTCGCGATCATGGGAGCGGGGCCGCTGATGCGCTGGCGTCGCGACAACGCGAACGCGGTGCTCGGGCGCATGACGGTGCCGGTCGCGGCCACCGGCGTCACCCTGGCGGCGTTCGCGGCCCTTGGCGGCGGGATGGGCATCCTCCCGCTACTTGGCCTTTCGCTGGCAGCGGGGGTTGGCGCGGCGAGCATCGCGCCGCTCTGGAAGCGTGACCTGCGCCGGACGCCGCTCTTCACCTGGGGCATGGTGATCGCGCATCTCGGTATTGCGGTCAGCCTGGCCGGCATGGCCTCGGACAGTGCCTTTACCCAGCAGACCCTCGTGGCGGCACGGATCGGTGAGCCGCACCGCGTCGGACCCTTCACGGTGACGCTTGAGCATATCCGGCCGGTGATCGGCCCGAACTGGTCGGCGCTCGAAGGCACGCTGACCGTGCGGCGTGGTGAGGCTGCGTCTTTCACCCTGCGACCCCAGTCCCGTTTCTTCGCGTCGCCGCCGACCGTCACCAGCGAATCTGCCATTGCGACGAAGCTCGACGGGCAGCTTTATACCGTCCTCGGCCAGGAGGATGAGCAGGGGCGCTGGCAGTTGCGCTTGTGGTGGAAACCGTTCGTCACCCTGATATGGCTTGGCGGTGCGCTGATCGCGCTTGGCGGCGCGCTGTCATTGCTCGGGCGCGTGCGACGCGAGCGGCGCGTTGCGGCGCGGGAGGAGGAGGCATGA
- the ccmE gene encoding cytochrome c maturation protein CcmE, translated as MKAKHQRLTLALLAVAAVSGAALLALSALKDQAAFFYAPGDVRKDGLPIGRAVRLGGMVEAGSIAKLPDGISIRFIVTDGVAKVPVAFKGIVPDLFREKSGVVAEGSFNPDGSFTATNLLAKHDEKYMPPEIAGKMHETKSLEQ; from the coding sequence ATGAAGGCCAAGCATCAACGGCTGACCCTCGCCCTGCTCGCCGTCGCCGCGGTGAGCGGCGCCGCGTTGCTCGCGCTGTCGGCGCTGAAGGACCAGGCGGCGTTCTTCTACGCGCCGGGCGACGTCAGGAAGGATGGCCTGCCGATCGGGCGCGCGGTACGGCTGGGCGGCATGGTGGAGGCAGGGTCGATCGCCAAGCTCCCCGATGGCATATCGATCCGCTTTATCGTCACCGACGGCGTCGCCAAGGTGCCCGTCGCGTTCAAGGGCATCGTGCCCGACCTGTTCCGCGAGAAATCGGGCGTGGTCGCTGAGGGCAGCTTCAACCCCGACGGCAGCTTTACCGCGACCAACCTGCTGGCCAAGCATGACGAGAAATACATGCCGCCGGAGATCGCGGGCAAGATGCACGAGACGAAGTCGCTAGAACAATGA
- the ccmC gene encoding heme ABC transporter permease CcmC, whose translation MPSLHALANPARFLKLARPLTPILFWAGLVLLAIGLWGALFRIPPDYLQGETVRIMHIHVPTATLGMGGWSGIALCSIVYLVWRHPLAMVAARAIALPGAVFCGLCLVTGSIWGRPTWGTWWQWDGRLTSMLLLFFVYLGFMALTHADAERGGDGRIPAIYGVAGSVLLPIIRYSVVWWNTLHQGQSISLTQSTIDNSILWPLPFSLLGFSLLFGAVVLMRMRALLATAKAEARMRRMAA comes from the coding sequence GTGCCCAGCCTTCATGCCCTCGCCAACCCCGCGCGCTTCCTCAAGCTCGCCAGGCCGCTGACACCCATCCTGTTCTGGGCGGGACTGGTGTTGCTCGCGATCGGCCTCTGGGGGGCGCTGTTCCGGATACCGCCTGACTATCTGCAGGGCGAGACGGTGCGGATCATGCATATTCATGTGCCGACCGCGACGCTCGGCATGGGTGGCTGGAGCGGAATCGCGCTCTGCTCGATCGTCTATCTCGTCTGGCGGCATCCGCTGGCGATGGTCGCGGCGCGGGCGATTGCGCTGCCGGGCGCCGTGTTCTGTGGTCTCTGCCTCGTCACCGGCTCGATCTGGGGGCGGCCCACCTGGGGAACCTGGTGGCAATGGGACGGGCGGCTTACCTCGATGCTGCTGCTGTTCTTCGTTTATCTCGGCTTCATGGCGCTTACCCATGCCGATGCGGAGCGGGGCGGGGACGGGCGTATTCCCGCCATTTACGGCGTCGCCGGGTCAGTGCTGCTGCCGATCATCCGATATTCGGTCGTCTGGTGGAACACGCTTCACCAGGGCCAGAGCATCAGCCTGACCCAGTCGACCATCGACAATTCCATCCTCTGGCCCTTGCCCTTCTCGCTGCTCGGTTTCTCGCTGCTCTTCGGCGCGGTGGTGCTGATGCGGATGCGGGCCCTTCTTGCCACGGCCAAGGCCGAAGCGCGCATGCGTCGGATGGCCGCATGA
- a CDS encoding NAD(P)/FAD-dependent oxidoreductase — MTTNPRIAIIGGGPGGLMLARLVHVRGVAATVFERDAHADERPQGGSLDLHADTGQRAMLAAGLEREFLAEARPEDQGDRLYDADGTLLFDRDGAGDDRPEIDRTALRRILLESLPSGTVRWASGVEAIRPCADGRYEVDTGGLVETFDVVVGADGAWSRVRSLLSTARPAYEGVTMVELGFDTQRHPDVDSLVGSGKMFAVGDNHILVGQRNGRGHIRGYAGVRMSETAAQALGRLPTEGIRAEVLRAFTGWAPSLLELIERGDILAVRPLYALPIGHRWTTRPGLTILGDAAHLMSPFGGEGVNLALADAVDLADALLSGEGWPAVERCEAAIAERAIPAAEGAAEGLQATVSTGGVASVLEHYQSRVGDLRDWEANR; from the coding sequence GTGACAACCAATCCGCGAATCGCGATCATCGGCGGTGGCCCCGGCGGGCTCATGCTGGCCCGGCTGGTCCACGTCCGAGGCGTTGCCGCCACGGTGTTCGAACGCGATGCCCATGCCGACGAACGGCCGCAGGGCGGCTCGCTCGATCTGCACGCCGACACCGGGCAGCGGGCAATGCTTGCGGCGGGTCTTGAGCGCGAGTTTTTGGCTGAGGCCAGGCCGGAGGATCAGGGCGACCGGCTCTACGATGCCGACGGTACTCTTCTTTTCGATCGAGATGGTGCCGGTGACGACAGGCCCGAAATCGACCGTACGGCCCTGCGCCGGATCCTGCTGGAATCGTTGCCGTCCGGCACCGTGCGGTGGGCAAGCGGGGTCGAAGCCATCCGTCCATGCGCGGACGGTCGCTATGAAGTCGACACGGGCGGCCTCGTCGAGACCTTCGATGTCGTCGTGGGGGCTGATGGTGCCTGGTCGCGTGTGCGATCATTATTGTCGACAGCCCGACCCGCCTATGAGGGGGTGACGATGGTGGAACTTGGCTTCGACACGCAACGCCACCCGGATGTCGATTCGCTGGTGGGCAGTGGCAAGATGTTCGCGGTCGGTGACAACCATATCCTTGTCGGGCAGCGCAACGGTCGCGGCCATATCCGTGGCTATGCAGGGGTGCGCATGTCGGAGACCGCGGCACAGGCACTTGGCCGGCTCCCGACTGAAGGGATTCGAGCGGAGGTGCTGCGCGCCTTCACCGGCTGGGCTCCCTCATTGCTCGAACTGATCGAGCGCGGGGATATTCTCGCTGTCCGGCCTCTCTATGCGCTTCCGATCGGCCACCGCTGGACCACCCGGCCGGGCCTGACCATCCTCGGTGACGCGGCCCATCTCATGTCCCCGTTCGGAGGCGAAGGCGTCAATCTGGCGCTCGCTGACGCGGTCGATCTCGCCGACGCGCTGCTCTCCGGAGAGGGCTGGCCGGCGGTGGAGCGCTGCGAGGCTGCCATCGCTGAACGAGCGATCCCGGCGGCCGAGGGCGCAGCTGAAGGCTTGCAGGCCACGGTCTCGACAGGTGGCGTCGCCAGTGTGCTCGAACATTATCAGTCGCGCGTGGGCGATCTTAGGGATTGGGAAGCCAACCGTTGA
- a CDS encoding MarR family transcriptional regulator, whose product MANSNWNPMNTPGHYFSRIARGLARVGDVRLRELGLATAQLPVLTALKDGARLSQTELAQWAKVEQPTMAQLLARMERDGVIHREPDPRDRRSSLVSLTQEALAKLPAGRAVLERGNREATQGLTEDEVNLLLDLLSRVLANVEAMES is encoded by the coding sequence ATGGCGAATAGCAACTGGAATCCGATGAACACCCCCGGCCATTATTTCAGCCGGATCGCGCGCGGGTTGGCGCGGGTCGGCGATGTGAGGCTCCGGGAACTCGGCCTGGCGACAGCACAATTGCCGGTGCTGACAGCGCTCAAGGACGGGGCCCGGCTTTCCCAGACCGAACTGGCCCAATGGGCAAAGGTCGAACAGCCGACTATGGCGCAGCTTCTCGCACGGATGGAACGGGACGGCGTGATCCACCGCGAACCCGATCCCCGCGACCGGCGCAGCAGCCTTGTATCGCTGACGCAGGAGGCACTCGCAAAATTGCCGGCGGGGCGCGCCGTTTTGGAACGGGGAAACAGGGAAGCGACACAGGGCCTGACAGAAGACGAGGTCAACCTGCTGCTCGATCTGCTGAGCCGTGTCCTCGCCAATGTCGAAGCGATGGAATCCTGA